A single Nicotiana tabacum cultivar K326 chromosome 5, ASM71507v2, whole genome shotgun sequence DNA region contains:
- the LOC107776651 gene encoding autophagy-related protein 8f-like, whose amino-acid sequence MAKSSFKQEHDLEKRRAEASRIREKYPDRIPVIVEKAEKSDIPNIDKKKYLVPADLTVGQFVYVIRKRIKLSAEKAIFIFVDNVLPPTGAIMSSIYDEKKDEDGFLYVTYSGENTFGDLNLV is encoded by the exons ATGGCAAAGAGTTCATTCAAGCAAGAACATGATCTTG AGAAGAGGCGTGCTGAAGCTTCTAGGATTAGGGAAAAGTACCCCGATAGGATTCCG GTCATCGTTGAAAAGGCTGAAAAGAGTGATATTCCCAACATTGACAAGAAAAA GTATCTTGTCCCAGCCGACTTAACTGTAGGGCAGTTTGTCTATGTCATTCGCAAAAGGATTAAATTGAGTGCAGAAAAGGCAATTTTCATATTTGTTGATAATGTCCTTCCACCAACAG gggCAATCATGTCTTCAATCTATGATGAAAAGAAGGATGAAGATGGTTTCCTCTATGTTACCTACAGTGGTGAAAACACATTTGGCGACCTCAACTTAGTGTAG
- the LOC107797418 gene encoding uncharacterized protein LOC107797418: MNYTLVEKICLALLYAIKKLRHYFEAYTIKLISRADPMKFVMTRSVLFGHLTRWSILFNQYEITYTPQKAVKGQELANFLADHPLPTEWELSDEFPDKDVLFIEEFPPWKMFFNGSARRNSTGAGVGLISLERQVLPLSFVLDETCSINAAEYQALIFCLEMAIEIKILQLEIYSDSKLIINQLLGSYEVKKEDLLPYHQYASSLLEKFDQVFLNHFPREENRKADALANLATTKALGENESTKIRDKEQTSNKEHHDSSSTRGLYFAALLKDYSCDVLTKNKPAKRWRKHILAHVEHTNLVPSSIFASRG; the protein is encoded by the exons ATGAACTATACGCTTGTTGAGAAAATATGCTTAGCATTACTTTATGCGATAAAGAAGCTAAGGCATTATTTTGAAGCATACACCATCAAACTAATCTCTCGAGCAGATCCCATGAAGTTTGTGATGACTCGATCTGTTCTTTTTGGACACCTAACAAGATGGTCCATATTGTTCAACCAATATGAGATCACATACACACCTCAAAAAGCTGTGAAAGGACAAGAACTAGCAAATTTTCTGGCTGATCACCCTCTTCCGACAGAATGGGAGCTTTCAGATGAGTTTCCAGATAAAGACGTTTTGTTCATCGAAGAGTTTCCACCATGGAAAATGTTCTTTAATGGAtctgcacgtcgcaacagtacGGGGGCAGGTGTTGGGTTGATCTCTCTAGAAAGGCAAGTCTTGCCATTATCTTTTGTTTTAGATGAAACATGCTCCATCAATGCTGCAGAGTACCAAGCTTTGATCTTCTGTCTCGAAATGGCAATAGAAATAAAGATTCTACAGTTGGAGATCTACAGCGACTCTAAGCTGATCATCAACCAACTTTTGGGGAGTTACGAGGTAAAGAAGGAAGATCTATTGCCATACCATCAATACGCTTCTAGTTTACTTGAAAAATTTGACCAAGTGTTCTTAAACCACTTCCCAAGAGAAGAAAATCGCAAggctgatgctttggctaactTGGCCACGACGAAGGCACTTGGAGAGAATGAGTCAACAAAG ATCCGCGACAAAGAACAGACATCAAACAAAGAGCACCACGATTCATCTTCTACAAGGGGACTTTATTTTGCCGCTCTTTTGAAGGACTATTCTTGCGATGTCTTGACAAAGAATAAGCCGGCCAAGCGATGGAGGAAGCACATTCTGGCTCATGTGGAGCACACCAATCTGGTCCCAAGCTCCATTTTCGCATCAAGAGGATAG